The Candidatus Delongbacteria bacterium genome contains the following window.
AGGCGAACACGTCCACCGGCGCGCCGCCGATGAGCTGCTGCAGCAGCTGGCCCGACGCGCCGAAGTTGAACAGCACGCCGACGCCGCTCTGCTTCTCGTAGAGTGCGCCCAGCTCTTCGAAGGCATTCTTCAGGCTGATGGCCGCGGAGACGGTGATCTCCACCCGCTCCGCCGCGCGGACCGAAGTGGGGGTTCCGCCCAGGATGGCCGGGAGCAGGATCAACAACAAGGTGGATGAAAGGAATGCTCGGCGAGAACTCATGGCTCCGGTCTTTCGCTGGAGAGAGTGAAGAGTCGCACGTAGTCCTGGAAGATGAACAGGCGGTTGCGCTTCTGTCCTGTCATCTCGCGCATGATGCCCAGGCGGACGAAGTCGGTGATCAGGGCCGTGGCCGTGTTGGTCGGGACGGCCAGCCGCTCGGCCACTGTCCGGATGGTCACGACGGGGCTTTGGTACAGCAGGCGCAAGAGCCGCTGGGCATTGGCCTGGCGTCGCCCGTGAAAGGTGGGGAGAAGCGTGCGCTCAATCCGCTCCTTCAACGCCAGGATGTCTTTGAAGACCTGGATGGACTGGCTCGCGGTTTCCTGGACTCCCACGAGGAAGAAGCGCAGCCAGGGTTCCAGGCGACTTGTGTCACGCACCCCCATCAGTTGGTCGTAGTACTCGCCTTTGTGGCGCTCGAAGAAATCCGAAAGGTAGAGCGCGGGTTTGGCCAGCAGGCCGAAGTGGACCAGATAGAGCACGATCAGCAGTCGCCCCAGCCGGCCGTTGCCGTCGTTGAAAGGATGGATGGTCTCAAACTGGTAGTGAATGAGCGCGATGCGGATCAGGTGTGGCACATGGATGCGCTCGTTGTGCAGGAAGAGCTCCAGATCGCTCATCAGGGCCGGGACGTGGGACGGGTGCGGAGGAACAAAGGTCGCGTGCTTCAGGCTGGGACCGATCCAGTTCTGGCCGGTGCGGAACTCCCCCGGTTGCCGCGCCTGGCCCCGCCCGCTCTGCAACAGGATGGCGTGAGTCTCACGGAGGAGGCGATTGGAGAGCGGCAGCGTCGGCAATTGACCGATGGCGTGGTGGACGGCCTGGATGTAGTTGTGGACCTCCGTCCAATCATCCCGCCGCTCTGGATTCAGGTCCTGTTCTTCCACAAGAGCCTCTTCCAGATTCGTGCGCGTGCCCTCGATGCGGCTTGACGTGGTGGCTTCCTTGGCCACGTGCATGCGGATGAAGAAGTCGACGTCGGGGATGAGTTGGGAGAAGGCGTTCAGCTCGCCCAACAGGCGAGTCGCCTCCTCGAGCAGAGTCAAGGTGCGGGGGTCGCTGAGGATCCACTCGCGGTTGATGGGTTCGGGCAGAAAGCTGCTGTACTGGTACTGGACTTCGCGGCGTCCGGCCTGAAAGGTCTTGAGGTCGGCAGGGTCCCCGGGTTGGAGAGGTTTTGGCGCGTCAGTTGACATGGGAGTGACTCTTGTTTCATATGACGGCCAGTAATTGAAATAAGATTGGAGCTAATGTCAACTGCTGCCCGACTCTGGGGTGCTAACTGGCCGTCACCCGGTGGCCCACCAGCCGCTCCTTCAGGGCGCCCAGGAACTCCGGCGTGATGGCCACCTTGAACTTGCCGCTCTTGAAGTGGACGGCCTGGCCGTCGGCGGCCACCAGGCGGAAGAAGACCTCGCCCTCGCCCTTGTGCTGGCGCAGCAGGGTTTCCAGGCCGTCCAGCTGGACGGGATCCAAGTGGCGCTTGTCCAGCTCGATGGTCAGGCGCTTGGCGGCGCGCTCCAGCAGCTCGCTGAGCGGATAGGCCTGCTCGACGATGAGGATCCGGTCGTTCTCGTCCTTGACGCTGAGCCGGCCGCGCAGGGCGCAGAGCGCGTCCTTGCGCAGGGCGTCGCCCGCCAGACCCAGCTGCTCCTCGAAGGCCATGAATTTCAGGCTGCCGCCGAAATCGTCGATGGCGCCCAGGGCCATCTTCTTGTCCTTTTTGTTGATCAACGTGCGGAAGGCGCTGATCATGCCGCAGACCAAGAGCTGCGCGCCGTCGCCCAGC
Protein-coding sequences here:
- a CDS encoding Fic family protein, whose amino-acid sequence is MSTDAPKPLQPGDPADLKTFQAGRREVQYQYSSFLPEPINREWILSDPRTLTLLEEATRLLGELNAFSQLIPDVDFFIRMHVAKEATTSSRIEGTRTNLEEALVEEQDLNPERRDDWTEVHNYIQAVHHAIGQLPTLPLSNRLLRETHAILLQSGRGQARQPGEFRTGQNWIGPSLKHATFVPPHPSHVPALMSDLELFLHNERIHVPHLIRIALIHYQFETIHPFNDGNGRLGRLLIVLYLVHFGLLAKPALYLSDFFERHKGEYYDQLMGVRDTSRLEPWLRFFLVGVQETASQSIQVFKDILALKERIERTLLPTFHGRRQANAQRLLRLLYQSPVVTIRTVAERLAVPTNTATALITDFVRLGIMREMTGQKRNRLFIFQDYVRLFTLSSERPEP